The genomic region ATGATTTTAAAAATAAAAAGTAAAATAGACAAGGAAATTTCTGCTTTTCTAAAAGACACTGACAAGCGCTATCATCTTAAGAAAATCTCCCCTGTTTTATACAAGAATATCTGCGAGTTTGCAAATAGAGATGGTAAGCGCGCCCGTCCAATACTTTTCGTAATCGGCTATCTCGGATTTAGCAATAAAGAAGCTACTGGGCTATATAGATCAGCCATATCAATTGAGCTTATGCATGATTTTATGCTCGTTCATGACGATATAATTGACAAATCCGATACCCGTCGCGGAAGGCC from Candidatus Omnitrophota bacterium harbors:
- a CDS encoding polyprenyl synthetase family protein, translated to MILKIKSKIDKEISAFLKDTDKRYHLKKISPVLYKNICEFANRDGKRARPILFVIGYLGFSNKEATGLYRSAISIELMHDFMLVHDDIIDKSDTRRGRP